One window of Melioribacteraceae bacterium 4301-Me genomic DNA carries:
- a CDS encoding FlgD immunoglobulin-like domain containing protein: MNFKNIFASIFGVLLFLLFAGTSLAQTTYYVDGVAGNDNWTGTASTFQSGNVGPKKTIQAMLNDVNVVDGDIISIAAATYNETVTLTKRVQLSPSGAVTVQNLTLNTNSSTATTVGNAANNLTITGTLLVQSGKYSLTPANVILASGGTLEVRVTGSLGLQNPITTTSGAFTLTFSNTGAITYTPANLYTSNPGDVNFNGSATVTLGAAVTVVGNLTIASGASVNLNGNNITVQGGSFTNNGSYYGSGAEKVNMTTAGGTISGSGTFQNLTLTGAFTWKIGSNLTFNNVSQSVASLIDVGAGATLDFQNFNISTPGNVTINGAVAYSGAGATTPGTLEFSGSLGTIGTVTFTVPGGGLTIKNLSITKPSGSTVTLASGNLTVDKQLNFTGGIFNIGANNLTLSDNHGGTAAIGGNINGTGTFTIGGGAAVNDITVSGAGQINVPFTVNMGSGKTVTFTQLTTIGNNFTLTSGNMTTSSLQLINGTVTVTNGILTFNTSNLSITNNTTLNGGQLKGSSNITVSGAFAQNATSIVNMTGTLTVSSYTGGGNGDFTAGTTTTSGGNFTTGTGNYTVNGNLVVHGNFTGNTGTVHVTGDASSDGTFTVSSGNLTVDGNLNPTGAFSFTGASVLTVGGSLTGGSTVNFTNAAATAAIGGNLSSVGHLTIGANAVTVGGNLTTTSSGNLVGGAGDLTVTGVANIAGDIQVNTGDIYFQGSGSHTVGGNLLTAVASAGATTDLRFGGPVTISGNPGIQMTADQEWRFDGAVTLNNGTANNIDLATTPANVTIDFYGNVSASNLLLDNSATQTVNFHEGSSLISQLKNISVANTGAAAPTVITVGGTTSGKSHELRISGDITYNNLFTASAFTVNTNGKLVMNGSTGDLKTAANQQVITVDAGGLNLGASSTLEINNTQTDSDPSTNNWGQSATNEAQEAVAITGGTLTVANLILTNNGIDGTNLALAANGTITRSAGLITPGTNPSFGARNLVYTNSSDITTGVEFSDAAGIDDITLSGTGKVTLESGLTTQLVTTGKLTINSGAELANNGLNLTVQSNGDPTGDKAVINGTFSGTGKLIIDVNDATPYNVKGSGGSISNLEFDFAGAAGTIVYSGPATLTGNLTSTGGQGTITYSSTAPSTIGGNFTINVGTCTIAPDLTVTGNFTNTAGATTLSGSLTVGGNYSQAAGTVTLSATKNITINGNYTSTGGTISFPAASTSSIVVKGASLSTSGPTTYTFGAGASGRFIVNGSAAQALTLGNNTTISRFELNNSAGLTMSGAAVSLTVNNLLLTSGTFTHNGLLTMPAGTDRIIRNVGTLASFAAAGPGEVEYISTSNITTGYELPSTLNKLIANASSGNPSYTLDKNVTVLSGGELNLSRGTLVIGSNSLIVQNNSTITRAEGFLNGTPTYGTGETLQYFNTENDITTGPEFTNDGSITTLVVNAPNKQVILGADVTVAGTVNVNFGSINLNGFTFTESAAATLTNNGNITGTGTLKNTGAGAIFTGTATSWPNIVSSNNLTINPTNAATNITLASLSQTAGNFTVGNNVGTLTITGDFSNAGTGTFNDGGKTINFKGNVTIGLAAGGTLTNTGTFVLNGTAAQTLSSTKAINTLTINNSAGVTLASNITIASSGTLTLTSGAVTTGSNYLQVGTTAAGTVNRTSGYIVGNMYRWVDVNASATTNTLFPMGTADGKYRPLTLTFGGGGGSTGSIVRVSHTNAAPNGTVGIPFTTGSITINKLAPAYWTVGMYDVTNTNLQTPTLNPKVTVGMGGFAFGDITKIRAVYRLTNDGNTWQLPGTFDGAFYDINGVATVIHSGVQGWTLEPQELFTVGYQSNFAVANPIADQTLTIGGNPFTKTIQASPAVFSGNIGALTYTVTSSNTAVATASEAGGVLTVTAVSAGTSVVKLLATDVNGDTVSTSFNVTVNAYPTFTAPAFNTVTLNEGQDSTIALKATGQGTITLSLLSGAPAWATFTAVTSDSGHLALAPDFDAAANSPYTITVRATSTNGLHTDKVFTVTVNNVNQAPVWTGTGTQTHASDSVKSGNTLSLTYQAKDLDGVIANYSVSVSPSIGSPNTYSITSLGVFTFTPTFAEAGNTYTFTITATDNEGATANTTTQVKVLYPLAKGDLSGDNAIDAGDASLVLQAVVGKITLTPEQQYAADVDGTPGITAYDAYYILFYSAYGYWPSSSPKASAVTGTVEFNSLSSGENGIINLPLKLTNTSGVYAVTSVVNIDANAIDIVSVSKHTPDNWTMFYNVDNGQLKVAMAGTTPLTDGDVLVIGLKLKTQESVVNLTGSAQLNNEIQANLMANVREVPTSFSMSQNYPNPFNPTTTIKYAIPEKAQVKLTIYNMLGQQIKTLVNTEQDAGFYKVTWDGTNDFGSRVASGIYIYRIEAGKYVSTMKMNLLK, encoded by the coding sequence CAGCCTGACTCCTGCTAATGTTATTTTGGCGTCAGGTGGTACGCTTGAAGTTAGAGTAACAGGCTCTCTGGGATTGCAAAATCCTATAACTACCACAAGCGGGGCTTTTACTCTAACATTCTCTAATACTGGTGCAATTACTTATACCCCAGCAAATCTATATACTAGCAACCCAGGTGATGTTAATTTTAATGGCTCTGCAACTGTTACATTAGGTGCTGCAGTGACTGTAGTAGGTAATTTAACTATTGCCTCTGGTGCTTCAGTTAACTTAAACGGAAATAATATTACAGTACAAGGCGGTAGTTTTACAAATAATGGTTCTTATTATGGTAGTGGTGCTGAAAAGGTAAATATGACTACAGCAGGCGGTACTATTTCTGGAAGTGGTACGTTCCAGAACTTAACACTTACAGGTGCCTTTACTTGGAAAATTGGTTCTAATTTAACCTTCAACAACGTAAGTCAATCTGTTGCCAGCTTAATTGATGTAGGTGCTGGAGCTACTTTGGATTTCCAGAACTTTAATATCTCTACTCCAGGTAATGTTACTATTAATGGTGCAGTTGCTTATAGCGGCGCTGGCGCTACTACGCCTGGTACTCTTGAGTTCTCAGGTTCACTTGGTACAATAGGGACAGTTACTTTTACAGTACCTGGTGGTGGCTTAACAATTAAAAATCTTTCTATTACAAAGCCAAGCGGTTCTACAGTAACACTAGCAAGTGGTAATTTAACAGTCGATAAACAATTAAATTTTACAGGTGGTATATTTAATATTGGTGCGAATAATTTAACACTTTCAGATAACCATGGCGGTACTGCTGCTATTGGTGGCAACATTAACGGTACTGGTACATTTACAATTGGTGGTGGTGCTGCTGTTAACGATATTACAGTAAGCGGTGCTGGACAGATAAATGTGCCATTTACAGTAAACATGGGAAGTGGTAAGACTGTCACATTTACACAGCTGACAACAATTGGAAATAATTTTACTTTAACTTCTGGTAATATGACCACAAGCTCGTTACAGCTCATTAATGGTACTGTAACAGTAACAAACGGTATATTAACATTTAATACAAGCAACTTAAGTATTACTAATAACACCACACTTAATGGTGGGCAATTAAAAGGTTCCAGTAACATTACCGTTTCTGGTGCTTTTGCTCAAAATGCTACGTCCATAGTTAATATGACCGGTACGCTTACGGTATCATCGTATACTGGTGGTGGAAATGGTGATTTTACAGCCGGAACAACAACTACAAGCGGTGGTAATTTTACAACTGGTACAGGTAATTACACTGTAAATGGTAATCTGGTGGTTCACGGCAATTTTACAGGCAATACTGGTACAGTGCATGTAACAGGTGATGCTTCATCCGATGGTACTTTTACTGTTAGCTCTGGCAATTTAACAGTAGACGGTAACTTGAATCCTACAGGTGCATTTTCGTTTACTGGTGCTAGTGTGTTAACAGTAGGTGGTTCGTTAACAGGTGGCAGCACAGTTAATTTTACTAATGCAGCAGCTACTGCAGCTATAGGCGGCAATTTATCCTCTGTTGGACATTTAACTATCGGTGCTAATGCTGTAACTGTTGGTGGTAACTTAACAACAACAAGCAGTGGTAACTTAGTAGGCGGCGCAGGTGATTTAACTGTTACTGGAGTTGCAAATATTGCTGGTGATATTCAGGTTAATACTGGTGATATATATTTCCAAGGTAGTGGTTCTCACACTGTAGGTGGAAACCTTCTTACTGCTGTAGCAAGTGCTGGTGCCACTACAGATTTAAGGTTCGGAGGACCTGTTACCATAAGTGGTAACCCTGGTATCCAAATGACAGCCGATCAAGAATGGAGATTTGATGGTGCAGTAACTCTTAATAATGGCACTGCAAATAATATCGATTTAGCTACAACTCCAGCCAATGTTACAATAGATTTCTATGGCAATGTTAGCGCTAGTAACTTGCTTTTGGATAATAGTGCAACACAAACAGTTAATTTCCATGAGGGTTCATCTTTAATATCTCAGTTAAAAAACATTAGTGTTGCAAACACAGGGGCTGCTGCTCCGACAGTAATTACAGTTGGTGGTACAACTTCTGGAAAATCCCATGAGTTAAGAATATCTGGTGATATTACATATAATAACTTATTTACTGCTAGTGCCTTCACAGTAAATACTAACGGCAAATTAGTAATGAATGGCAGTACTGGTGATTTAAAAACAGCTGCTAATCAGCAAGTAATTACTGTTGATGCTGGTGGGCTTAATCTTGGTGCGAGCAGTACTTTAGAAATAAACAATACTCAAACTGACAGTGACCCTTCAACTAATAACTGGGGGCAATCTGCTACTAATGAAGCACAAGAAGCTGTTGCTATAACAGGCGGAACTTTAACGGTTGCAAATTTAATTCTTACTAATAATGGAATCGATGGTACAAACTTAGCTTTAGCAGCTAATGGTACTATTACAAGATCAGCTGGTTTAATTACCCCAGGTACTAATCCTAGTTTTGGTGCTAGAAATCTCGTTTATACAAATTCGTCAGATATAACAACTGGTGTAGAATTCAGTGATGCAGCTGGAATTGATGATATTACATTATCTGGTACTGGAAAAGTAACATTAGAAAGTGGATTAACAACACAATTAGTTACAACAGGTAAGTTAACTATTAATTCGGGTGCAGAATTAGCAAACAACGGTTTGAATTTAACTGTTCAGTCTAATGGAGATCCAACAGGCGATAAGGCAGTTATTAACGGTACATTCAGCGGTACTGGAAAATTAATTATTGATGTTAATGATGCTACGCCTTACAATGTAAAAGGCTCTGGCGGATCAATTTCTAACTTAGAATTTGATTTTGCAGGAGCTGCTGGCACTATAGTATATTCTGGACCAGCCACATTGACGGGTAACTTAACATCTACAGGTGGACAGGGTACAATTACGTATTCTTCAACTGCACCGAGTACAATTGGTGGGAACTTTACAATTAATGTAGGTACATGCACAATAGCACCTGATTTAACAGTTACTGGTAACTTTACTAACACAGCTGGTGCTACAACACTTTCTGGTTCCTTAACTGTAGGTGGTAATTATTCACAAGCTGCAGGAACTGTTACATTAAGTGCAACCAAAAATATAACAATAAATGGCAATTATACCTCTACAGGTGGAACTATTTCGTTTCCAGCCGCAAGTACATCAAGCATAGTTGTTAAGGGCGCTAGTTTATCAACCTCTGGCCCAACGACCTATACATTTGGAGCTGGCGCATCCGGAAGATTCATAGTAAATGGTAGCGCAGCGCAAGCTTTAACTTTAGGTAATAATACAACTATTTCAAGATTTGAATTAAACAACAGCGCTGGCTTAACAATGTCGGGGGCAGCTGTTTCATTAACTGTCAATAATCTTTTGCTAACAAGCGGCACATTCACACATAATGGTTTATTAACAATGCCTGCCGGTACTGATAGAATTATAAGAAATGTTGGTACATTAGCAAGTTTTGCTGCTGCAGGTCCTGGCGAAGTTGAATATATTAGTACATCCAATATAACAACCGGCTATGAATTGCCAAGTACCTTAAACAAGTTAATTGCTAACGCAAGCTCAGGTAATCCTTCATATACATTAGATAAAAATGTAACAGTGCTTTCCGGTGGTGAGTTGAATCTTTCAAGAGGTACTCTTGTAATTGGCTCTAATTCATTAATTGTTCAAAATAACAGTACAATTACAAGAGCAGAAGGGTTCTTAAACGGCACCCCAACTTATGGAACGGGAGAGACTTTACAGTACTTTAATACTGAAAATGATATTACTACAGGTCCTGAATTTACAAATGATGGTAGTATTACAACACTTGTTGTAAATGCTCCTAATAAGCAAGTTATACTTGGTGCAGATGTAACAGTTGCAGGTACCGTAAATGTAAACTTTGGTTCAATAAATCTTAATGGATTTACTTTTACTGAATCTGCTGCTGCTACTTTAACAAATAATGGCAATATTACTGGTACAGGAACTTTAAAGAACACAGGTGCTGGTGCTATCTTTACTGGTACAGCAACAAGCTGGCCTAATATAGTATCGAGTAATAATTTAACTATTAACCCGACAAATGCTGCTACAAATATTACATTAGCTTCACTTTCTCAAACTGCTGGTAACTTCACAGTTGGCAATAACGTTGGCACACTTACTATTACTGGCGACTTTAGTAATGCAGGTACTGGAACATTTAATGATGGCGGTAAAACTATAAACTTCAAGGGAAATGTAACAATAGGTCTTGCTGCTGGTGGTACTTTAACAAATACAGGTACTTTTGTATTAAATGGTACTGCTGCACAAACATTATCTTCTACAAAAGCAATCAACACTTTAACAATTAATAACAGTGCTGGCGTAACCTTAGCTTCCAATATCACAATTGCTAGCAGTGGAACTTTAACGTTAACCAGCGGTGCTGTTACAACGGGTTCAAATTATTTGCAAGTTGGTACTACAGCTGCTGGTACAGTAAATCGTACAAGTGGCTACATAGTTGGAAATATGTATAGATGGGTTGATGTTAATGCATCAGCCACAACAAATACTTTGTTCCCAATGGGTACGGCTGATGGTAAATACAGACCTCTTACTTTAACTTTCGGCGGTGGTGGAGGTAGTACGGGAAGTATTGTACGTGTAAGCCATACTAATGCAGCACCAAATGGCACTGTAGGCATTCCATTTACAACAGGCAGCATTACAATTAATAAATTAGCTCCTGCTTATTGGACAGTTGGAATGTATGACGTAACAAATACAAACTTACAGACACCAACCTTAAATCCAAAAGTAACAGTTGGAATGGGTGGCTTTGCATTCGGCGATATCACAAAGATACGTGCAGTTTACAGGCTAACCAATGATGGTAATACATGGCAATTACCAGGTACTTTTGATGGTGCATTTTATGATATTAATGGTGTTGCTACTGTAATACACAGTGGTGTACAAGGTTGGACTTTAGAGCCTCAGGAATTATTTACAGTAGGTTATCAGTCTAATTTTGCGGTAGCTAATCCAATAGCAGATCAAACACTTACAATTGGCGGAAATCCATTTACAAAAACAATACAAGCCTCACCAGCCGTATTTAGTGGCAATATTGGTGCTTTAACATATACTGTTACCAGTTCAAACACAGCAGTTGCAACAGCTTCGGAAGCTGGCGGTGTATTAACTGTTACTGCAGTTAGTGCTGGTACATCAGTAGTAAAATTGTTGGCAACCGATGTTAATGGTGACACAGTAAGTACATCGTTTAATGTAACTGTAAATGCATACCCGACATTTACAGCTCCGGCATTTAATACAGTTACTTTAAATGAAGGTCAAGATTCAACAATTGCACTTAAAGCAACAGGACAAGGTACAATTACACTCTCGTTGCTCTCTGGTGCTCCTGCATGGGCGACCTTTACAGCAGTTACTTCAGATTCTGGCCATTTAGCTTTAGCTCCAGATTTTGATGCTGCTGCTAACAGTCCATACACAATAACTGTTAGAGCTACAAGCACTAACGGATTGCACACTGACAAAGTATTCACAGTAACTGTAAACAATGTCAATCAAGCACCTGTATGGACTGGCACAGGTACACAAACTCATGCTTCAGATTCAGTAAAGAGCGGTAATACATTATCACTTACTTATCAAGCTAAAGACCTAGATGGCGTGATTGCAAATTATTCGGTTTCAGTAAGCCCGTCAATTGGAAGTCCAAATACATATTCAATAACTAGTCTTGGCGTATTTACATTTACACCTACCTTTGCAGAAGCTGGCAATACATATACATTTACAATAACAGCTACTGATAATGAAGGAGCAACAGCTAATACTACAACTCAAGTTAAAGTATTATATCCATTAGCAAAAGGTGATTTAAGTGGAGATAACGCAATTGATGCAGGTGATGCTTCCTTAGTATTGCAGGCAGTAGTAGGTAAAATAACATTAACTCCAGAACAGCAATATGCTGCTGACGTTGATGGTACGCCTGGCATAACAGCTTATGATGCATATTATATTCTCTTTTATTCTGCTTATGGATATTGGCCATCATCAAGTCCAAAAGCAAGTGCAGTAACTGGTACTGTTGAATTTAACAGCTTATCCAGTGGTGAAAATGGTATAATTAATCTGCCATTGAAGTTGACAAATACAAGCGGTGTATATGCAGTAACTTCAGTAGTTAATATAGATGCTAACGCAATTGATATTGTAAGTGTAAGTAAACATACTCCTGATAACTGGACGATGTTCTACAATGTCGATAACGGTCAATTGAAAGTAGCTATGGCAGGTACTACACCGTTGACAGATGGTGATGTTTTGGTTATCGGCTTAAAGTTAAAGACTCAGGAATCAGTAGTTAACCTTACTGGTAGCGCTCAATTAAACAACGAAATACAAGCTAACTTAATGGCCAATGTAAGAGAAGTACCTACTTCATTCTCTATGAGTCAAAATTATCCGAACCCATTTAACCCAACAACTACCATTAAATATGCAATTCCTGAAAAGGCTCAGGTTAAGTTGACAATTTACAATATGCTCGGTCAACAAATTAAGACCTTAGTTAATACTGAACAGGATGCCGGTTTCTATAAGGTTACTTGGGATGGAACAAATGACTTTGGCAGTAGAGTAGCTTCAGGTATCTATATTTATAGAATTGAAGCAGGTAAGTATGTCTCTACGATGAAGATGAATTTATTGAAGTAG
- a CDS encoding cohesin domain-containing protein → MKIKSINYFYLFMLMFFVSELSIAQIQITLPSTTGAPGEVKSLPVTVNDLTSYNIYSYQIQIDYDKTIMKINGISTTGTVMTGAGDPQVNPDTTNGFIRIVWATGNHPLSGSGVLVYLNIKLKTAGNSNIYLDSTYSNKFYNENVQAVAFTVTNGIITVNAVNNPPVFNSIPNQTVNEGDTLTFTVSATDPENDPIVLTHGTLPQGASFDSTTGVFTWQPNYEQAGQYDVIFYANDGHSTSQITVHITVVNTNRAPVFTKEPADSTRVPVHNVPVYYQFQYEAQDPDGDPLVFSLVSNDLGNASMSTTGKFLWAPVPAQAGLPYNVKVQVSDGTASTISSKILIVADTVTGVQKNDGLPKIFSLSQNYPNPFNPSTTIEFEIPKQTHVTLEIYNILGQKVAELVNKDMSPGRYRINFDANNLQSGIYFYTLVVDDRQFIKKMIVLK, encoded by the coding sequence ATGAAAATTAAATCAATTAACTATTTCTACTTATTTATGCTAATGTTTTTTGTTTCTGAATTATCAATAGCACAAATACAAATTACATTACCAAGTACTACTGGTGCGCCTGGTGAAGTTAAGTCTTTGCCAGTTACTGTTAATGATTTAACATCGTACAACATATATTCATATCAAATACAAATTGATTACGATAAAACAATTATGAAAATTAATGGGATTAGTACTACTGGGACTGTTATGACGGGTGCAGGGGACCCTCAAGTAAATCCAGATACAACTAATGGCTTTATTAGAATTGTGTGGGCAACTGGAAATCACCCGCTTAGTGGCTCTGGTGTTTTAGTGTATCTTAATATAAAACTTAAAACTGCCGGCAACTCAAACATTTACCTTGATAGTACTTATAGTAATAAGTTCTATAATGAAAACGTTCAAGCAGTTGCTTTCACTGTTACAAATGGGATTATTACTGTAAATGCTGTTAACAATCCTCCTGTTTTTAATTCAATACCAAACCAAACTGTAAATGAAGGAGATACGTTAACATTTACAGTTAGTGCAACTGACCCAGAGAATGATCCTATAGTTTTAACGCATGGAACTCTTCCGCAGGGTGCAAGTTTTGATTCAACAACTGGTGTATTCACCTGGCAGCCCAATTATGAACAAGCTGGTCAATACGATGTGATTTTTTATGCTAATGACGGCCATTCAACCTCACAAATTACAGTGCATATCACAGTTGTAAATACAAATAGGGCTCCAGTTTTTACAAAAGAGCCTGCAGACAGCACGAGAGTACCCGTTCATAATGTGCCGGTATATTATCAATTCCAGTATGAGGCTCAAGACCCAGACGGAGATCCATTAGTTTTTAGTTTAGTTAGCAATGATCTTGGTAATGCTAGCATGTCTACTACTGGAAAGTTCTTATGGGCGCCAGTACCAGCGCAAGCTGGACTACCGTATAATGTGAAAGTTCAAGTAAGCGATGGAACTGCTAGTACTATCTCTTCGAAAATATTAATAGTTGCTGATACGGTCACAGGTGTTCAAAAAAATGATGGATTACCAAAAATATTTTCTCTAAGCCAAAACTATCCTAATCCTTTTAATCCATCTACTACAATTGAATTTGAAATACCTAAGCAAACGCATGTTACATTGGAAATATATAATATTTTAGGTCAGAAAGTTGCAGAATTGGTTAATAAGGATATGTCACCAGGTCGTTACAGAATTAATTTTGATGCGAATAATTTGCAGAGTGGGATATACTTTTATACTTTAGTTGTGGATGACAGGCAGTTTATTAAAAAAATGATTGTGCTTAAATAG
- a CDS encoding cohesin domain-containing protein, which yields MRSFKISVVKFLTIFAAMLMLGTMSTFAQVSVSLPNVSGLAGSEKLGAINVGNLTGQNVHALQFTVTYDKNIVYITGVDVSGTIMDGKTPVVNADTANGTITVAWASPDSVALSGEGTLLNLVFLFRNLGTSALQLNNSFLFNAGNPSVSPTDGQAITAKIMVAQAPAVSATAGDAIMIPITVTTIEPADSVHAYQFSATFDKNVFTISGYDVSSTISDVNGGSVEVNPDNTNGTVSVAFASTTAVSGSGNLLYLTGTAVAAGVSDFKFTSFMFNNGTPTAGTIDGQVAVAAQNVAPTLTLSPADTAYTIAENTSIQIQLIGNDTPGDVLTYSASGMPAGATLSTSGLFSWTPNYDQGRTQPYVITFKVTDQGGLFATKSVSITVTNVNRAPSFTAEPANNTVVPVHNVPVYYTFQYQANDPDGDPLTFSLVSGPGSITTNGLYKWAPAPVDAGQSFIVVVQVTDGTATVTSTRTLKVSDTVTGVDGQAELPTKYELMQNYPNPFNPTTTIQFALPKESHVKLTVFNVLGQEVAVLIDRTMGAGYHTVNFNATNLNTGMYLYKIEAGNFVSIKKMLLIK from the coding sequence ATGAGAAGTTTCAAAATAAGCGTTGTAAAGTTTCTGACGATATTCGCTGCAATGCTTATGCTAGGAACGATGAGTACGTTTGCACAGGTTAGTGTATCTTTACCTAATGTATCTGGTTTAGCTGGCTCTGAGAAGTTAGGTGCCATTAATGTTGGTAACTTAACGGGACAAAATGTACACGCGCTACAGTTTACGGTTACATATGACAAGAATATTGTGTATATAACCGGCGTCGACGTTAGTGGGACAATTATGGATGGCAAAACACCAGTCGTTAACGCAGATACAGCAAACGGAACTATTACTGTAGCATGGGCATCTCCAGATAGTGTAGCGTTATCGGGAGAAGGAACTTTACTTAATTTAGTCTTTTTATTTAGGAATCTCGGAACATCCGCATTACAATTGAATAATTCTTTCTTGTTTAATGCGGGGAACCCGTCAGTCTCACCTACAGACGGTCAAGCTATTACAGCTAAAATTATGGTTGCTCAAGCACCAGCTGTCTCGGCTACTGCAGGTGATGCTATTATGATTCCTATTACTGTAACAACAATTGAACCTGCAGATAGTGTTCATGCATATCAATTTTCTGCTACGTTTGATAAAAACGTATTTACTATAAGTGGCTACGACGTTTCTAGTACGATAAGTGATGTTAATGGTGGCTCTGTTGAAGTAAATCCAGATAATACAAACGGAACAGTATCTGTTGCTTTTGCAAGCACTACAGCTGTTTCAGGCAGTGGTAATTTACTTTATCTCACAGGTACAGCTGTAGCTGCAGGTGTAAGTGATTTTAAATTTACTTCATTTATGTTCAATAACGGAACTCCTACAGCTGGTACTATAGATGGACAAGTTGCTGTAGCAGCACAGAATGTTGCTCCAACTTTAACTTTAAGTCCAGCTGATACTGCATATACAATAGCTGAAAATACAAGCATTCAAATTCAGCTAATTGGTAACGATACTCCAGGTGATGTATTAACTTATTCTGCATCTGGAATGCCTGCAGGTGCAACTTTAAGTACTTCAGGGTTGTTCTCTTGGACACCAAATTACGACCAAGGCCGAACCCAGCCTTATGTAATTACATTTAAGGTAACAGACCAAGGCGGATTGTTCGCGACTAAGTCGGTTTCAATTACCGTTACAAATGTTAACAGAGCTCCTTCGTTCACTGCTGAACCCGCGAACAATACAGTTGTGCCTGTACACAACGTACCTGTATATTACACATTCCAGTATCAAGCAAATGACCCAGATGGTGACCCATTAACTTTTAGTTTGGTTTCTGGACCAGGTTCTATAACCACTAATGGTTTATACAAATGGGCACCAGCACCAGTAGATGCTGGACAGTCCTTCATTGTTGTTGTTCAAGTGACTGATGGTACTGCTACTGTTACTTCAACAAGAACTTTGAAGGTATCCGATACAGTTACAGGCGTTGATGGCCAGGCTGAGCTGCCAACAAAGTATGAATTGATGCAAAATTATCCTAACCCATTTAACCCAACAACTACAATTCAATTTGCACTCCCGAAAGAGTCGCACGTTAAATTAACTGTATTTAATGTGCTCGGTCAGGAAGTCGCAGTTCTAATTGACCGTACAATGGGTGCTGGATATCATACGGTTAATTTTAATGCTACTAATTTGAATACTGGAATGTACTTGTATAAGATTGAAGCAGGTAATTTTGTATCGATTAAGAAGATGTTATTAATCAAGTAA
- a CDS encoding ATP-binding protein: protein MKKRFLFYDLKKYLEHKNALVITGMRQVGKTTLMKQLFDEVSAPKLWFDLDNPLDMLNFENINYDAIYQSLYKQSGAKNERLYLFIDEIQNLPEITKVIKYLIDKYGVKFIVSGSSNFYLKNLFPESLSGRKFLFILRPMSFKEYLFFNDKMPENEISNEELDIKSVLKKYSLLEFKKYQMDYLDYMEYGGFPEVVVTKDVKTKKEILRNIFASFFEKDIRILSDFKDIRELRDLILLLVPRTGNILDITKLSSQTGINRVKLYGYLEFLQGVFFIKLIPKFSASIDRAVAGGKKVYFADTGLLNVIGRVNEGQLFENAVANQLEPYGELSFYNKRNTAEIDFIVNKEIAFEVKLKSSEKDLSRLQSLCDKLKIKNGYMISLNYADTENTIFPMFI from the coding sequence ATGAAAAAGAGATTTTTATTTTATGATCTGAAAAAATATTTGGAACATAAAAATGCCTTAGTAATTACAGGCATGCGTCAGGTCGGCAAAACTACGTTAATGAAGCAGCTATTTGACGAAGTCTCTGCACCTAAATTATGGTTTGATCTTGACAATCCGCTTGATATGCTAAATTTTGAAAATATAAACTATGATGCCATTTATCAAAGTCTTTATAAGCAAAGCGGCGCAAAGAATGAACGCCTTTATTTGTTTATCGATGAAATTCAAAATCTGCCTGAAATAACTAAAGTCATTAAATATCTGATTGACAAATATGGGGTTAAATTTATCGTTAGCGGCTCTTCAAATTTTTATTTGAAAAATCTATTCCCTGAATCATTAAGCGGTAGAAAATTCCTTTTTATTCTGCGACCAATGAGTTTTAAGGAATATTTATTTTTTAATGATAAAATGCCTGAAAACGAGATTAGTAATGAAGAACTTGATATTAAATCTGTACTTAAAAAGTATTCCCTGCTTGAGTTTAAGAAATATCAAATGGATTATTTGGATTATATGGAATACGGAGGTTTTCCTGAAGTTGTAGTTACTAAAGATGTTAAGACAAAAAAGGAAATTCTTCGAAATATTTTTGCTTCTTTTTTTGAAAAAGATATCAGGATATTATCGGATTTCAAAGACATAAGAGAATTAAGAGATTTGATATTGTTGTTAGTGCCGAGGACAGGCAATATACTGGATATTACAAAGCTATCGTCACAAACAGGCATTAATAGAGTCAAGTTATACGGATACCTTGAATTTTTACAAGGAGTATTTTTTATAAAATTAATACCAAAGTTCAGCGCCAGTATTGACAGGGCTGTTGCAGGCGGTAAAAAAGTATATTTTGCAGATACTGGTTTGCTCAATGTTATTGGCAGGGTGAATGAAGGACAGTTATTTGAAAATGCAGTTGCAAATCAACTGGAACCATACGGTGAATTATCATTTTACAATAAAAGAAATACCGCTGAAATTGATTTTATAGTTAATAAAGAAATAGCATTTGAAGTTAAATTGAAATCCAGTGAAAAGGACCTGAGCAGATTACAATCTTTATGTGATAAATTAAAAATAAAAAATGGATATATGATTAGCTTGAATTATGCTGATACAGAAAATACAATTTTTCCAATGTTTATTTAA